The segment ATAGGCGGGAGCGGGACCGCTTATGCGAAAAAacgtcgaacaagcacaaacacgacaaataaacacgtatatcgaactaaacatatacacatatatttgtataatcaattcaagcatattaaattttatattctacaaaaaagctcaaaaacattcatatatacagggATACAAAATTTCCCCGTGTATGGCGTCCCGTCGGGACGGGGATTACGACTATCACGCCAATAGGCGTGCCCGGCgtaccgttattactgtaattattactgttataataattatttttccgattatactaccagtacaaataataataatgataataataacataataatactaatacaaaattataaccactagcattattatttttattattattatacttatttattattattgttattattacagttataatatattttttggcaataatactaataattaagataatagtaataataataaaataataataataataataataataataataataataataataataataataatcaaatgttatcaaattctctttattctcacttttatcatcattatgttatgattaatacaattctggtaattattatcattattaccctaataattgccgaaatcaccaagaaatcgaaaaaacgtcattttggagtctactctcaaaagctatatttcgctagattttgccgctttttcgacatttaggaatgtttttttttttacctttttatattatatatggagaatgttcctgttattatcatcatcattatcatgattatcatcattattatcgtttatcatcatcattatcatcattattgcaattattatcatcattattgcaattgttatcattattattgcaatcattgagttatagtatatatttttgcaataatactaataaccacaacaataataatagtaataacaataataatagcaataataacgattttataataattatttatatcattatcttaattagtatcgttattactgtaattattactgttataataattattttgcaattatactaccctacaaataataataatgataataataacaataataatactaaatacaatattataaccactagcattattattattattattatacttattattattattgttatcattacagttataatatatgttttggcaataatactaataattagataatagtaataataataataataataataataataataataataatatttaataaaaataataataaaaatattcaatgttatcaaaattctctttattctcacttttatcatcattattgttatgattaatacaattctggtaatcattatcattattaccctaataattgccgaaatcacccaagaaatcgaaaaaacgtcatttggagtaaactctcaaaaaagggtatatttcgctgattttgccgcttttcgactttttggaatgtttttcttttacctttttatatatatatggagacaattcctgttattatcatcatcattatcatgattatcatcattattatcgttatcatcatcattatcatcattatcatcattatcatcatcattatcatctttattgcaattattatcatcattattgtaattgttatcattattattgcaatcattggagttatagtatatatttgtgcaataatactaataaccacaacaataataatagtaataacaataataataacaataataacgattttataataattatttttatcatcatctaattaatatcgttattactgtaattattactgttataataatcatttttgcaattatactaccagtacaaataataataatgataataatacaataataatactaataacaatattataaccactagcattatattattattattattgttattattacagttataatatatttttggcaataatactactaattaagataacagtaataataataataataataataatataataataataataataaaaatatataataatataataatactaataataataataataataattcaaatgttatcaaattctctttcttctcacttttatcatcattattgttatgattaatacaattctggtaattattatcattattaccctaataattgccgaaatcatcaaagaaattgaaaaaacgtcattttggagtatactctcaaaaggctatatttcgctagattttgcgcttttcgacttttggaatgtttttcttttaccttttttatattatatatggagacaattcctgtttatatcatcataattttcatgattatcatcattattatcgttatcatcatcattatcatcattatcatcatcattatcatctttattgcaattattatcatcattattgcaattgttatcattattattgcaatttttactgttataataattatttttgcaattatactaccagtacaaataataataatgataataataacaataataaactaataacaaaattataaccactagcattattattattattattaaaacttattattattatgttattattacagtaaataatattatttttggcaataatactaataattaagataatagttaataataaataataataataataatataataataataataataataaaaaagtaaataaataaattataataataataataataataataataataatattcaaatgttatcaaaattctctttatctcacttttatcatcattattgttatgattaatacaattctggtaattattatcattattaccctaataattgccgaaatcaccaaagaaatcgaaaaaacgtcattttggagtatactctcaaatggctatatttcgttagattttgctgctttttcgacttttgggaatgtttttcttttaccttttttatattatatatggagacaattcctgttattatcatcatcattatcatgattatcatcattattatctttatcatcatcattatcatcattattgcaattattatcatcattattgcaattgttatcattattattgcaatcattggagttatagtatatatttttgcaataatactaataaccacaacaataataatagtaataacaataataataacagtaataacgattttataataattatttatatcattatcttaattagtatcgttattactgtaattattactgttatattaattatttttgcaattatactaccagtacaaataataataatgataataataacaataataatactaataacaatattataaccactagcattattattattattattatacttattattattattgttattattacagttataatatacttttttgcaataatactaataattaagataatagtaataataataataataataataataataataataatgataataataataataataataataataataatattcaaatgttatcaaaattctctttattctcacttttatcgtcattattgttatgattaataaaattctggtaattattatcattattaccctaataattgccgaaatcaccaaagaaatcgaaaaaacgccattttggagtatactctcaaaaggctatatttctctagattttgccgctttttcgacttttgggaatgtttttcttttaccttttttatattatatatggagacaattcctgttattatcatcatgattattgtggaggttcttcaaacctcgcctcagagagacacagcagaatccaggtggggtgtccagatctcctttttattttcattatcgttttacccctgctcacttttagttaagtttccctttattttacctcattttctaagtcgagtgtatcaggttttctgtgttttatttcgttctcttaagtaatgattgatgtcttttattgttttagttcttaaaggttgcctccgtactattttatttagtgtttttaatcactttgatcgtcatttttattgttcttttttaaattaagatttatttttcgtattcttattttagctttttattcgatttatagacgagcatgacggggtttgtcctttttatattgtaaacttgtcttttcattgtatgtatttgtattttgatttttatgattttaccatataaatgttttttattcatgtttacgttactgacatcgtctttttagcttttttagcgatgtcaatgacgtcagtactttttaataagccttatttttcaatggttttaattatttgtcttagccttataacttttttatcattctcgtttaattttgtacataccatgtatttttcatattttaattatgtttattattgaattttgtgaaaatgaaggcagtgacgtcatcaatgtcacgtgacgtccgtgtataaatacggaaccgtggaacaataaaaggggagatctatctgaaactgtgtttgtgtcaccccctctggatttacttcagcctgagacgtcagcagaacaaaggttgtactgagcagacttcccgttacttgtctaggtcatttgctggacgttgtcttttatgttttgttttattatgtttttattgttttaagtgctttagatgtattttacgccgaagcccttcaggattcggctcttcccacttcgtttcttttaaaccttcagtccccttttaagtctaatagttaatattttatcttttttaagtaagttaccgtaactttatttttcttatcctgtattttagtaaattaacgtaattttagtatgtgttcttgttttacattttatgccttaagcagttttatcttttcagtatcttttaagttctcttatttgtcatgttttaaatgataagctgagccacaaggacttcgtatcatatttctccgctcagggtacatgtcaagcctgcgtaggatcctgggtcactgctcgctaccattttacaggcccaggatctgtatcaagttattCAGgagagtgaacgggacccttatttgcgtccctaagccgttctcgcttcacgagaggcttcagctcgcttcatgaggctggggttaatgTCGGGCTCCTCGTtgcggaccaacaaccatccttacaatttgGTGGCTAACGGTGGGATGTACCTTTAATGAGCATCGATCAGGAGAAAATTTCGAAGTTCCTTGTAGGCTGAGAACGTCCGGCACATTCAGTTACTTCCTGTCAGGCTATATCATGCACGAACATTGTACCTCCTGCGGGAGTCTTAGGAGAGCCACTTTGTTATGTAttctgtgtcctttctttttttcagtgatatcataAATGTGTAGTTTTCAAGAGCGTGGCCTTTTCTTACAGCATAATTCTCTTCTCTTGCAGAGTTAGATTTATGTGTCTAAATACCCGCTCGCCCAGCTAGGCTTGTTTAGTGGCTCTCGTTAGTTTTAGGGACACTGTATGCCTCTGTTTTGTCTATAATTCTCATTCGCCAGTTCCCTGGATCATACAGTGACTTGTGTAAGTGATTTTTGTTCAGTGCAGTGCCTTTGTGAAAGGTGCAGTGACTTTGTTAAAAAAGTGTAATGTCAGTCTACTAGTGCAGTGTTCTTTTTAAAGTGGTACAGTGATGAGTTAAAGGTGCAAggacattgaaaagaaaatgtaGTAACGGGTTTGTGAATAGTTTGAGTCTATGAACATTGAAAAGTGCCTAAACAGTGTATTTTTATCAGTGCAGTGAGCATTTTAAAACCGTATTAGGTGGTTAACGAACATTGCAAAAGTTTTGTGAATAGTGCTAGAGTGCTTCTTGATTGTGTGGCGGCGCATTGTATACAGAATGCCCAAAGGCAAGAACACGGGAAATCGTAGGAATTTACGATCTTCCAGCCACCCTAGTTCCCGTGACCGTTCTCTGGTAACAggcttgtctatctctgtcgatcAGCTCCCTATAGTCGTGGGCGGCTCAAATCCGGAAGTATAGGAAGCTGTgagagccatggagggagaggttaccgtgctagcccaaatccttgacaagatcgaggccttgtctactgagcttggagaaataaaggcacagacgcagcaatttaacgacaggcttgctcgtcaggaagaagctgtgtctcgtcctcgacagacagatggagaggtcgaaGTTCTTCAGCCCCAGGAGCCTCCTGCTAGTGTTCAGCgagataaggaaatagaaaatttacGACGGCAATTAGCTGAAAAGGAGTTTGAACTCGAACGAGAGAGGCATCAAAACAGGGAGAGACGTGTTTTGCAGCCACCAGAAGCACATCTCCACCTCTCTGACAACTCCGGAGTTTATATTCAGAGGCAGATTTCTGATCAGCTTCCTCCAGACCCCCAGCCACGTAGTTCTCGATTGCCTCAGGGTGCAcagcaactaacagctacaatgCAGCATGGGCCTCTGAATAGCCATTCCACATCTCAAGACCATACTTCAGCTGTGTCCTATGTTGTAGCCAGGGAGTCGGTCCCCCATTTTAAAGGAGACACTTCAGCATCTCAGCCGCTGAAAAGGAACCAGGAAGTGGAAGCCCGGATTCGCTCCATTGAAAACCTCGTGAAACCACCTACTGACGAGGCTTACATTCAGGCTGCACGAGCAAACTGTCGAGGTCCAGCAGAGCTTATTATAAACTCTCCCCTGTTCGACTACATCCGAGACTGGGAGACGTTTAAGGCCTCTCTACGCACCAAGTTTAGGGGAACCTACACGTCTGCTGTTTTTTTATAAGGTGCTCTACGAGAACAGGATGACTTCAGTGCAGGCACCCATGGATTTTTATCTCCAGTTGGAAGGGCACGTTTACCAAGGGTATCGTGATCATCGAGAAGCCATAGGTGAACCCTCCGAGCTTGTTCGTCGGGTATCCCATCCTGGCTGAGGGTCTTCTTGGCTCTCAAAGATGATTGCTCACCCATGCAGCTTGCAGAAGCAGCCCAGAGGATATGGAACTCCAGGAATGGGATCAGGCATGAGTCGGCTACACAACACCAGTCCCCAAATGAGTTCCTAGATGACCGTGACCACCACCGTTATCCTGATCGCCCACCAAGAGCCCGGGACTTGTACGCTTGCCCCATAGCTGCACAGGTGAAGAGCTCACAACCTGCTCCATCCCGTGATCTCTGGTGTAGCTTCCATGGAACAACCACCCACAACATCTCAGAGTGCCGAGCAGCTTCTAATGCAGCTTCCACCCGGAACAGACCCCATACTCTCAGAGACATCATCTGTTACCGTTGCCGGAGATCTGGGCACATGGCCAGACAATGTCCCTTTCCGACTGGCCAGCAAGAACCCCCCCCCGGTCCAGCTGGCAGAGTTACAGAAGGGGGCAATAACTTCCACCTATACACAGACAGAAACCGTAACCCCACAGATAGCCATGTTGAGTTCCCCCAGGTTGTCAGGACGGCCTCTCGTGGGACTCAATATTAACGGCAAGACAACCCTGTGCTTTCTTGACACTGGATCTGAGGCCACGTTGATAAAGCCTAGTGTCATAGCTATGATCACGTCTTGCCAAAAGCTTCAGCACAAACCCTCCAACAAGATTCTCCGAGGAGTAACAGGGAAACCACTTCATGTGTCTGCTGAGGTGACACTTCATTTTCATATGGCTGATGATTCCACCATCGTTCATCAGGCCAGTGTGGTTGACGTTTCCTTACCAGGTGACATTCTTATTGGGATGGATCTCCTCAGGCTGCTGgactttactttctcctctgaaGGCTTAACTGGGAATGCCACCATTACTCTGCAGGGACACACGTTCTCAGTTGTCTACACTGATGCAGAGTCTCTCAAGATTTGCTGCATCAAACCCCTGTCACCCACAGAAATTGCCAGTGAAGATGCACCAGAGTCTAACCAAGATTCCCCGGCAGTTGCAGCAGTGCATCTTGTACACCGTGCAAATATTGCAGCTCACAGTGGCTGTTTTGTAGAAGGGTCTCTTTCGCGGAGTGGGCCAACCGATGGTGATGTCCTTGTAATTCCAACCATGCCAAAAGGACTTCTCCTACCCCATGCTGTCACCAAAGTAAAGGATCGTCGGTGCTCCGTGTGGGTGGTGAACACAATGCCCAAACAGATGGTTCTCCACAATGGAACACGCCTTGGAACAGCTGAGCAGGTAGAAGCCATCTACAGCAATGACCCATCTCAACACCTGCCCGAAATGCCTGAGGAAGTCGTCGCCAGGCCCAACTACTGTCCTGTCGAGTCTGATTCCCTTGAAGATGGTAACAGTATCGACTTTGGGTGGGAAGAGGATGGCTTTGATCGACAGTATGGAGTGGAGGACttcggttataatgatgatgagatggaggTTGAACACGCACAGCTACCGCCATCCATTGCCATTGCCACCTGCGAAGCCGCCGAACTCCTGGAGCATGATGCATGTCAGAATGATCACCCAGATCAGCCAGATCTAGGCCACCTTGAAGAACCCCAACGCCATAAGCTGACTGAACTGCTTTGTCGTTACAAGGGGCTCtttgatggtggtgaggaagcGGTAGGTTTAGTCCCTGAGATTAAGCATCAAATCGATACAGGAGAAGCAAAGCCTGTTTGTATCCGACAATGGAGATTGCCTCACTCCACACGGCAAGTCATTCGAGAGCAATGTGACTCCATGCTTCGTACAGGGGTCATTGAGGAGTCAACATCACCCTGGATGAGCCCAGTTGTGCTAGTTAAGAAGAAGGGCGGAGGTCTCAGGTTCTGTGTTGACCACCGTGGCTTGAATGCAGTGACCAAGGGAGATACATATCCTCTGCCACTTATCAATGAACCTCATCGATGAACTGGGACCAAAGAACATCTTTACCACACTAGATGCTCGTGCTGCGTACTGGAGTGTGGAAGTGGAAGAATCCGACCGGCCAAAGACGGCATTTTCAGATGGCTACCGACTCTTCCAGTTCTGCCGTCTTCCTTTTGGGTTATCGACAGCTCCAACCACATTCCAGAGAACAATGAATGTCGTCCTATCATCAGTACTGGGACGTCATACCCTAGCCTACCTAGATGACGTCATCATCTACAGCCACAGCTTTGACCAGCACCTCCAACACCTTGATGAGACTTTACAGTTGCTCTCATTGGCTAGCCTAAAGCTTAACATGGAGAAGTGTCAGTTTGCTGCGACAACCATAGACTTCCTCGGCTTTACGATTTCACCTGATGGAGTCTCCCCAAACAGAGATAAGGTGTTGGCTATCTCTAGCACACCTCCACCACGAACAGTTAGAGAAGTTCGACGTTTCCTAGGAGCAACAGGATTCTTCAGGAAGCATGTTCCTGGATATGCGACCCTAGCATCTCCATTACATCTGTTGCTGAAGAAAGATCAAGCTTGGACCTGGGGACCTGAACAACAAGCAGCATTTGAAACTTTGAAAGATAAACTGATCTCTGCTCCTGTCTTACGCCAGCCTGACTTCTGCAAGGAATTCGAGCTTCACACTGATGCCTCTAGCATCGCATTAGGAGCCTGTCTCATGCAAAGGGATGACGACCATACACCACATGCAGTTGCTTATTTTAGCAGGAAGCTCCGGGATGCAGAGACTCGCTATCCAGCTATTGACTTGGAGGCCCTAGCGGTTGTGGAAGGAGTCCGAACTTTTGATTCGTATCTGTATGGAAGGCGCTTCACAGTGTACACCGACCACCGACCCTTGGTATATGTGTTCAGCAGGAAAACTAAGTCTCCAAGAATGACGAGGTTTGCCCATGACTTGTCTTTTTACAATTTTAACATACGATACAAAGAGGGTCCCATGAATAAAGTCCCAGATTTACTGTCCAGACAAGTTGCAAAGCTGACAATCACAGAGCTCTCACCTGAAAACCTAGCAGAAGAACAGAAAGCAGATCCTCAGCTTGCAGAGATTTACATTTATCTGCAAGGGGGAAATGTACCAGCAAagaaacttcctcttcctcttgctgattTTGAGCTGAAGGAAGGTGTTCTCTATCGGTTGAAGCACCTACCAGATCGGGTTACTTACCAACTAGTGGTTCCAGTCACTCTCCGAAACTCGGCATTAAAAGCATCGCACCTGCCTCCACTAGCCTCCCACCCAGGTATCTATCGAACATTTCAAAATGCAAGGTCAATGTTCTACTGGCCAAACATGCTGAAAGATGTAAGACATTATGTCGAGTGTTGTGAGATTTGCCAACAATCTAGAGGTGACAGGCAGAAAGTTCCTATGGCTGACACACCTTTGGCTAGATTTCCATTGGAACGAGTCTCGATGGACATTATGGACTTTGGGCCTAGCATTCCAGTCCGCTGGGCATTATCCATCATAGACCAGCATTCATGGTATTTGCAGATCATACCGCTGAGGAAAAATTTCTGCTGCCACTGTCCACCGAGCCTTTCTGGACCATTGGATAACCCTCTTTGGCCCTCCTAGGGTTATCCCGACCGACAATGGAGTCCAGTTTGTAAGTAACATGTTCCAGGAACTCACTAAATTAATACACGCCACAACCACTACACCATTCGCTACCATCCTCAAGCAAATGGAATGATTGAGCGTACAAATCGTGTGGTGAAGTCTGCTCTTACCACATTTGTGAATGATCGCCCACGAACCTGGCACCAATTTGTTCCTGAGTTACGGCTGCAGATCAATTCGGCTATTCACCGGACGACTGGAGAGCAACCCCTGTATATGCTAACAGGCCGCCATGCTAACTTCCAGATTGGTCTCACCAATGAAGCCGTGTTTGATGAAAACATAAATTTGCAAGCACGTTTACAAGAGGCCCGTCAAGCAGCTGTGAAAGCCTCAAAGGAAGCACGTCAAGTCTATGGAAAGCAGTACGACAAAGGAAAGAAGGTGGAATTCCAGCCGACTGAAGGTGCATTGGTGTGGTACTTTGAGCACAGGCACAAGATGGGCGGTCTACCTCCTCTCACCAGGAAATGGAGAGGTCCTGCCAGGATTACGAGACGACTAGGTCCAGTTGCTTTTGAGATTGAAGACCTCGAAACAGAAGTCCAGTTAAAAGCCCACCTGAATCACCTGAAGGCTTATCATCCACCGGCA is part of the Penaeus monodon isolate SGIC_2016 unplaced genomic scaffold, NSTDA_Pmon_1 PmonScaffold_2757, whole genome shotgun sequence genome and harbors:
- the LOC119570457 gene encoding uncharacterized protein LOC119570457, giving the protein MLTGRHANFQIGLTNEAVFDENINLQARLQEARQAAVKASKEARQVYGKQYDKGKKVEFQPTEGALVWYFEHRHKMGGLPPLTRKWRGPARITRRLGPVAFEIEDLETEVQLKAHLNHLKAYHPPAELSYGTSDSDGEEDDDRDDPNPPNPDANDPWVAVLTSLVMEPGFDADRRDCRDTRPSRNLHPDEQMMQH